The following are encoded together in the Tamandua tetradactyla isolate mTamTet1 chromosome 14, mTamTet1.pri, whole genome shotgun sequence genome:
- the LOC143655597 gene encoding uncharacterized protein LOC143655597 isoform X3 yields the protein MVVMKKWDFGDDKVPHNKWQTWKSKPSVLSARMCACHHRSLRNLVLASSGGASKPRRALLAASPDHPATPALLTIENGDAVRSSPSIQTMDIACLESGAEAPEFRAALEESSKRAQQVGCTVSPFQQDCTRVPVPPHPHQHLIQ from the exons ATGGTAGTGATGAAGAAGTGGGATTTTGGAGATGACAAAGTCCCACACAACAAGTGGCAGACCTGGAAATCGAAACCAAGTGTGCTTAGTGCTAGAATGTGTGCCTGCCACCACCGTTCCCTTAGAAACCTGGTTCTCGCGTCCTCCGGTGGAGCGTCGAAGCCTCGCAGGGCTCTGCTGGCGGCTAGCCCAGACCATCCTGCCACTCCAGCTCTACTCACCATTGAAAATGGAGATGCTGTGAGATCTTCCCCATCCATACAGACAATGGATATTGCGTGCCTGGAGAGTGGGGCCGAAGCTCCAGAATTCAGGGCGGCCCTTGAGGAGAGCTCAAAGCGAGCCCAGCAG GTTGGTTGTACCGTTTCACCTTTCCAACAGGACTGTACAAGAGttccagttcctccacatcctcaccaacacttg
- the LOC143655597 gene encoding uncharacterized protein LOC143655597 isoform X2 codes for MVVMKKWDFGDDKVPHNKWQTWKSKPSVLSARMCACHHRSLRNLVLASSGGASKPRRALLAASPDHPATPALLTIENGDAVRSSPSIQTMDIACLESGAEAPEFRAALEESSKRAQQVGCTVSPFQQDCTRVPVPPHPHQHLAKQEI; via the exons ATGGTAGTGATGAAGAAGTGGGATTTTGGAGATGACAAAGTCCCACACAACAAGTGGCAGACCTGGAAATCGAAACCAAGTGTGCTTAGTGCTAGAATGTGTGCCTGCCACCACCGTTCCCTTAGAAACCTGGTTCTCGCGTCCTCCGGTGGAGCGTCGAAGCCTCGCAGGGCTCTGCTGGCGGCTAGCCCAGACCATCCTGCCACTCCAGCTCTACTCACCATTGAAAATGGAGATGCTGTGAGATCTTCCCCATCCATACAGACAATGGATATTGCGTGCCTGGAGAGTGGGGCCGAAGCTCCAGAATTCAGGGCGGCCCTTGAGGAGAGCTCAAAGCGAGCCCAGCAG GTTGGTTGTACCGTTTCACCTTTCCAACAGGACTGTACAAGAGttccagttcctccacatcctcaccaacacttg